One window of the Bacteroidales bacterium genome contains the following:
- a CDS encoding ABC transporter permease, with protein MLRHFFITGLRNFWRNKSSTILNILGLAIGMATTLLILEYVFNELSYDRFHENKDQIYRVIVREEKDGIMITS; from the coding sequence ATGCTCAGACATTTCTTTATTACAGGACTGCGGAACTTCTGGAGGAACAAGTCATCCACCATTTTAAATATCCTTGGCCTCGCTATCGGCATGGCAACTACCCTGCTGATCCTCGAATATGTCTTCAATGAACTGAGCTACGACCGTTTTCACGAAAACAAGGACCAGATCTACCGTGTTATCGTCAGGGAAGAAAAAGACGGGATCATGATTACCAGTTAG